The following are from one region of the Natronosporangium hydrolyticum genome:
- a CDS encoding non-ribosomal peptide synthetase/type I polyketide synthase, which translates to MSQTADAGTGSEIAIIGMAGRFPGAATLPEFWRNLRDGVESITRFDQELLLSAGVPAELLANPHYVAAAPVLPDVDLFDAHLFNYPAREAALIDPQQRLFLECSWQALEDAGYAPGGRVDDVGVYAGAALSTYLLHHLLAGRSEASIADTLELLVTNDKDYLASRVSYKLGLRGPSVAVQTACSSSLVSIHLACQGLLDGDCRIALAGGVAVRLPQPSGYLWQEGMIFSSDGHCRPYDASATGTLFGSGVGVVALKRLSDALADRDRVLAVVKGSAVTNDGANKVGYTAPGMAGQARAISTALGLAGVEPATVTAIEGHGTATPLGDPIEVAALTRAFRARTDRRQYCALSSVKSNVGHLDTAAGVAGLIKAVLQIQHGQLVPNLHFTTANPEIDFSETPFFVNTEVRDWAPGGDVPRRIGVSSFGMGGTNAHVVLEEPPTLQPRRQPPGGSHLITVSAQTAEALTAAAAALADALESPAAPELADAAYTLRVGRQAMAHRRAVIADSSGAAAMALRGKEPGSLAAGVAPMRPRVAFMFPGQGSQRPGMGAHLYESEPAFRDEVDACARFLTPLLGLDLRALLFPPAGAEPAAAEQLERTEFAQPALFTVEYALVRLLDSWGVKPEAMIGHSVGEIVAACVAGVFTRDDALALVAERGRLMQQLPHGSMLSVALPAEQLQKQLPPSVSIAAINAAELCVLSGETSAINALEAEMSQLYVPCKRLRTSHAFHSVMMEPMVDPFRKVVADLPKQQPSIPYLSNLTGRWSTPEEAIDPAYWSRHVRQPVRFAEALDRLTEQAGIVLIEVGPGRTLQALANQGNRRVPTVAAMDEAEESAGSLSLLSRLWANGVELDDAAFPVAPEACRVALPTYPFQRRSYWVAPAAPSGNNQSRSGIEAIEIAENADATSTAGAATARPPVSTEYTPPLDDRERLIAGVWQELLGVAPVGRRDNFIELGGHSLLAAKMVTRVKDAFGVPLTLRELIAAPTVADLADLVAQAQSGPTEATAAGGDLLSELPQAVPDPANISEPFPLTEIQQAQWIGRLGNFEGGNVAAHVYWEIDAEDIDLERLEDTWQAVIHRHEMLRAIVLPDGRQRVLSDVGRYRIQTLDLSSAETGEAATSLAAVREELTGHMRSVDEWPLFDVRATRLPDGRTRIHLGFDLLIADIGSIRLISRDWRKLYQGETLRPLQISYRDYVLALEKMRQTPLYDRARDYWRERIAVLPPRPDLPVLSSPDPGEQREPISFDLRLDAAAWRRVTERSGALGLTPSAVMLAAYALVVGRWSRSAQFSLNVTVINRLPFHEHVADLVGEFASFDLLPVDLEVDGDLVSLARRLQEQSWADLEHRYFSGVEVLREIAREKGGGGDAVAPIVFTSTIVQDSEPGDETWFGWVGDMVHELAQTPQVWLDFALLETADGVRLSWHAARQTFPEGMLDQMFDMFECLVRQLVDEAGWGVGVGGLVPVGLGELVSGVNATDGVVPEGLLVDGLVGWGLRDPGRVAVVSADGGVLTFGELVGWASGVARGLREVGVGRGDVVAVGVSKSVEQVVAVVGVLLAGGVYLPVDVDLPVARRGELLSAGGCGWVLCAGGDGDVVWPGGVGVLRVDEVCDREGPVEVSPAVSSDVAYVIFTSGSTGVPKGVAVSHRAALNTCVDVCSRFGVGADDVVLGLSSLSFDLSVWDVFGVLGVGGRLVLPRRGSSRDPGHWLELVSGHGVTVWNSVPALAEMMVAHVESGGGEGGLDSVRLALWSGDWIGLDLPGRWRSVVSGCRVVSLGGATEAGIWSVFYEVGEVGAGWESVPYGRPLAGQRIYVLNDRWEDCPVGVVGELFIGGVGLAEGYWGDVVRSAERFVVHPLSGERLYRTGDLGRWLADGNVEFLGREDSQVKVGGFRIELGEVEVVLGRCVGVSAVVVVAVGGRRGRRLVGFVVPTDTGRDPSHVLAEVTAHAGHELPSYMAPSALHVVDRLPLTVNGKVDRNELAKRAATDESRPAATETAGALSDSAAPIAERLVRVMGQVLSKSDVRPEDNLFAIGGDSITGIQIVNLLRSEGVDITPADLFAQPTVAALAEAVAARAGTGASDSARLPITGYQQALLSELSEQGSGPAHQLLLAVATPEQAAAAPAGLIARHPALRLRLGLAGPESSQQLIPVEEDEEPAPLVDLSGLPEEQRWSAMRHMLSDLSSELDPVAGPTVKATIFDLGAEGCWLAWVVSALVVDAASWEILYPELLAAVTGSGATVPTSAQVGDGDLRALLTSQSAACTPAPGSGSEQGFASPEQGAASAGPVLLPPGSTLWLDDSDPAATRERTVVSLDPATSREMLEAALQQHRLKPPELVAVAVAIALNRLGVTGPVVAEAERDLRAAGLAGGAATVGPLSWLGPLPLNSCETDVAALVAAVKDAYRDPEPSLPANCGLLLRHFGEFDGGVDPFIAREAGLPVMSSPLRPLTIDSYLVGGRLHLQVTYPAGHQESSSFVDALREALGHVTRKLHEDMSGAVSPSDFPRSGLSSDDLATFLAAVTGRTTSGPAS; encoded by the coding sequence ATGAGCCAAACCGCCGACGCCGGCACCGGCAGTGAAATCGCAATTATCGGTATGGCCGGCCGCTTCCCCGGCGCCGCTACGTTGCCGGAATTCTGGCGCAACCTCCGTGACGGGGTGGAGTCGATCACGAGATTCGACCAGGAGCTGTTGCTCTCTGCCGGCGTGCCGGCTGAGTTGCTGGCCAATCCACACTATGTCGCGGCCGCGCCGGTCCTGCCTGACGTCGACTTGTTCGACGCTCACCTTTTCAACTATCCAGCCCGCGAGGCGGCTCTCATCGACCCACAGCAGCGGCTCTTCCTCGAATGTAGTTGGCAGGCGCTCGAGGACGCTGGCTATGCCCCCGGCGGGCGCGTCGATGATGTGGGCGTCTATGCCGGCGCCGCGCTCTCGACCTATCTCCTCCACCACCTGCTGGCAGGCCGTAGTGAAGCATCCATCGCGGACACGCTGGAGCTTCTGGTGACCAACGACAAGGACTACTTGGCAAGTCGCGTGTCGTACAAGTTGGGTCTCCGAGGGCCGTCGGTCGCAGTGCAGACCGCCTGCTCTTCGTCGCTGGTCTCGATCCACCTTGCATGCCAGGGCCTACTTGATGGCGACTGCAGGATCGCGCTGGCAGGGGGGGTCGCGGTGCGCCTGCCGCAACCGTCTGGCTACCTGTGGCAGGAAGGCATGATCTTCTCGTCGGATGGACACTGCCGCCCGTACGACGCGTCGGCCACAGGCACCCTCTTTGGTAGCGGCGTAGGAGTTGTCGCGCTGAAGCGGCTCTCCGACGCGCTAGCGGATCGCGACCGGGTACTCGCAGTCGTTAAGGGGTCGGCGGTAACCAATGATGGCGCAAACAAGGTGGGCTATACCGCCCCCGGGATGGCTGGTCAGGCCCGTGCGATCAGTACCGCACTAGGTCTGGCTGGTGTCGAGCCGGCGACAGTGACCGCGATCGAGGGGCACGGTACAGCGACACCACTCGGTGACCCGATCGAGGTGGCCGCACTCACGCGAGCGTTCCGGGCTCGTACCGACCGACGCCAGTACTGTGCGCTCAGCTCAGTCAAGTCGAACGTCGGCCACCTTGATACTGCGGCCGGAGTAGCTGGCCTGATCAAGGCGGTCCTCCAGATCCAGCACGGACAGCTCGTACCCAATCTTCATTTCACCACGGCCAATCCGGAGATCGACTTCTCGGAGACCCCGTTCTTTGTCAATACCGAGGTGCGCGACTGGGCTCCCGGCGGCGACGTACCGAGGAGGATCGGGGTCTCCTCATTCGGCATGGGAGGCACCAACGCCCACGTCGTCCTTGAGGAGCCGCCGACCCTGCAGCCCCGGCGGCAGCCACCAGGCGGGTCGCACTTGATTACCGTTTCTGCGCAGACTGCGGAAGCGCTCACGGCCGCCGCCGCCGCACTCGCCGACGCGCTCGAGAGCCCGGCCGCGCCGGAGCTGGCCGACGCCGCATATACCCTGCGTGTGGGGCGCCAGGCGATGGCGCACCGCCGTGCAGTCATCGCGGACTCTTCGGGCGCGGCCGCGATGGCGCTCCGGGGGAAGGAGCCGGGATCGCTCGCGGCCGGGGTCGCTCCGATGCGACCGCGAGTAGCCTTTATGTTCCCTGGTCAGGGTAGTCAACGTCCGGGTATGGGCGCACACCTCTACGAGTCTGAGCCAGCGTTTCGGGACGAGGTAGACGCCTGCGCCCGCTTCCTTACGCCTTTGCTCGGACTCGATCTGCGAGCACTGCTGTTCCCGCCGGCGGGAGCTGAGCCGGCCGCCGCGGAGCAGTTAGAGCGGACCGAGTTTGCCCAGCCAGCGCTCTTCACGGTGGAGTACGCCCTGGTGCGGCTGCTCGACTCGTGGGGGGTCAAGCCGGAGGCGATGATCGGCCACAGCGTGGGGGAGATCGTGGCAGCCTGTGTCGCCGGCGTATTCACTCGAGATGACGCACTCGCGCTAGTCGCCGAACGTGGCAGGCTGATGCAGCAGCTGCCCCATGGATCGATGCTGTCAGTAGCGCTCCCGGCGGAGCAGCTGCAGAAGCAGCTCCCGCCGTCGGTGTCGATCGCCGCGATCAACGCTGCGGAGCTGTGCGTGCTCTCCGGAGAGACTTCCGCCATCAACGCGCTCGAAGCGGAAATGAGTCAGCTCTATGTGCCGTGTAAACGGCTGCGGACATCCCATGCCTTTCACTCGGTGATGATGGAGCCGATGGTAGACCCGTTCCGGAAAGTGGTGGCGGACCTACCCAAGCAGCAGCCCAGTATCCCGTATCTCTCGAACCTCACCGGGCGATGGAGCACACCGGAGGAGGCAATCGATCCTGCGTACTGGTCACGGCACGTCCGGCAGCCGGTCCGGTTCGCCGAGGCGCTGGACAGGCTCACCGAGCAAGCGGGAATCGTGCTGATCGAAGTTGGCCCTGGGCGGACGCTGCAAGCCTTGGCTAACCAGGGCAACCGGCGGGTTCCCACCGTCGCGGCTATGGACGAGGCGGAGGAAAGTGCGGGCTCGCTGTCGTTGCTTTCCCGCCTGTGGGCCAACGGTGTCGAGCTGGACGATGCCGCCTTCCCGGTCGCGCCCGAGGCGTGCCGGGTCGCGCTGCCGACGTATCCGTTCCAACGTCGCAGCTACTGGGTTGCACCGGCTGCACCATCGGGAAATAACCAGAGCCGTTCCGGTATCGAGGCCATCGAGATCGCGGAGAACGCCGACGCTACCTCGACCGCGGGGGCGGCAACCGCGCGTCCACCGGTGAGTACGGAGTACACGCCGCCACTGGACGACCGGGAACGATTGATCGCCGGCGTTTGGCAAGAGCTATTGGGAGTAGCACCGGTAGGCCGGCGCGACAACTTCATCGAGCTCGGCGGACATTCGCTCTTGGCGGCAAAGATGGTGACCCGAGTCAAGGATGCGTTTGGCGTCCCGCTTACCCTGCGTGAATTGATCGCCGCGCCCACCGTGGCGGATCTGGCAGACCTGGTGGCACAGGCGCAGAGCGGTCCCACCGAGGCGACCGCCGCGGGCGGCGATCTGCTGTCCGAGTTGCCCCAGGCAGTGCCGGACCCGGCAAACATATCCGAGCCTTTCCCGCTGACTGAAATCCAACAGGCGCAGTGGATTGGCCGACTTGGCAACTTCGAAGGCGGCAACGTCGCGGCACACGTCTACTGGGAGATTGATGCCGAGGACATCGACCTCGAGCGGCTTGAGGACACCTGGCAGGCAGTGATCCACCGACATGAGATGCTGCGCGCGATCGTTCTCCCCGATGGCCGGCAGCGCGTGTTGAGCGACGTTGGTCGGTACCGCATCCAAACGTTGGATCTCAGCTCAGCGGAGACGGGGGAGGCGGCGACCAGCCTTGCAGCAGTCCGGGAGGAGCTCACCGGCCACATGAGATCGGTGGACGAGTGGCCGTTGTTCGATGTCCGGGCGACCCGGCTTCCCGACGGGCGAACTCGAATCCACCTTGGCTTCGACCTTTTGATCGCCGACATCGGCAGTATTCGATTGATCTCCCGTGATTGGCGTAAACTGTATCAGGGGGAGACTTTACGTCCGCTCCAGATCAGCTATCGGGACTACGTGCTGGCGTTGGAGAAAATGCGGCAGACGCCACTCTACGATCGAGCCCGTGACTACTGGCGGGAGCGGATCGCGGTGCTGCCGCCACGGCCGGATCTGCCGGTACTGTCATCGCCCGATCCGGGGGAACAGCGGGAGCCGATATCTTTCGACCTGCGGCTGGACGCGGCAGCCTGGCGTCGGGTTACTGAACGGTCCGGTGCGTTGGGATTAACTCCGTCGGCCGTGATGCTGGCAGCTTACGCCTTGGTCGTCGGTCGGTGGAGTCGGTCGGCTCAATTCAGTTTGAACGTCACGGTCATTAACCGGCTCCCGTTCCACGAACACGTGGCTGACCTCGTGGGCGAGTTTGCTTCCTTCGATTTGCTACCTGTTGACCTTGAGGTTGACGGGGATCTGGTCTCACTCGCCCGGCGGTTGCAGGAGCAGAGCTGGGCAGATCTTGAGCATCGCTACTTTAGCGGGGTGGAGGTGCTGCGAGAGATCGCTCGAGAGAAGGGTGGAGGCGGCGACGCTGTCGCACCGATCGTTTTCACTAGCACCATTGTCCAAGATAGCGAGCCTGGCGACGAGACCTGGTTTGGTTGGGTCGGCGACATGGTTCACGAGCTTGCGCAGACACCGCAGGTCTGGCTGGACTTCGCTCTGCTGGAAACTGCGGATGGGGTCCGTCTAAGCTGGCATGCTGCTCGGCAGACATTCCCCGAAGGCATGCTCGACCAGATGTTTGACATGTTTGAATGCCTGGTGCGGCAATTGGTGGATGAGGCTGGTTGGGGTGTGGGGGTTGGTGGGTTGGTGCCGGTTGGGTTGGGGGAGTTGGTGTCGGGGGTGAATGCGACGGATGGGGTGGTGCCGGAGGGGTTGTTGGTGGATGGGTTGGTGGGGTGGGGGTTGCGGGATCCGGGTCGGGTGGCGGTGGTGTCGGCTGATGGTGGGGTGTTGACGTTTGGGGAGTTGGTGGGGTGGGCGTCGGGTGTGGCTCGGGGTTTGCGGGAGGTTGGTGTGGGGCGGGGTGATGTGGTGGCGGTGGGGGTGTCGAAGTCGGTGGAGCAGGTGGTGGCGGTGGTGGGGGTGTTGTTGGCGGGTGGTGTGTATTTGCCGGTGGATGTGGATTTGCCGGTGGCGCGGAGGGGTGAGTTGTTGTCGGCGGGTGGGTGTGGGTGGGTGTTGTGTGCGGGGGGTGATGGGGATGTGGTGTGGCCTGGTGGTGTGGGGGTGTTGCGGGTGGATGAGGTGTGTGATCGGGAGGGTCCGGTGGAGGTGTCGCCGGCGGTTTCGTCTGATGTTGCTTATGTGATTTTCACGTCGGGTTCGACGGGTGTTCCGAAGGGTGTGGCGGTGTCGCATCGGGCGGCTTTGAATACGTGTGTTGATGTGTGTTCGCGGTTTGGTGTGGGTGCGGATGATGTGGTGTTGGGGTTGTCGTCGTTGAGTTTTGATTTGAGTGTGTGGGATGTGTTTGGGGTGTTGGGTGTGGGGGGTCGTTTGGTGTTGCCGCGGCGTGGTTCTTCTCGTGATCCGGGGCATTGGTTGGAGTTGGTTTCGGGGCATGGTGTGACGGTGTGGAATAGTGTGCCGGCGTTGGCGGAGATGATGGTGGCGCATGTGGAGTCGGGGGGTGGGGAGGGTGGTTTGGATTCGGTGCGGTTGGCGTTGTGGTCGGGTGATTGGATTGGTTTGGATTTGCCGGGTCGGTGGCGTTCGGTGGTTTCGGGGTGTCGGGTGGTGTCGTTGGGTGGGGCGACGGAGGCGGGTATTTGGTCGGTTTTTTATGAGGTGGGTGAGGTGGGTGCGGGTTGGGAGTCGGTTCCGTATGGGCGTCCATTGGCGGGTCAGCGGATTTATGTGTTGAATGATCGGTGGGAGGATTGTCCGGTTGGGGTGGTTGGTGAGTTGTTTATTGGTGGGGTGGGGTTGGCGGAGGGGTATTGGGGGGATGTGGTGCGTTCGGCGGAGCGTTTTGTGGTGCATCCGTTGTCGGGGGAGCGGTTGTATAGGACGGGTGATCTTGGTCGGTGGTTGGCTGATGGGAATGTGGAGTTTTTGGGGCGTGAGGATTCTCAGGTGAAGGTGGGTGGTTTTCGGATTGAGTTGGGTGAGGTGGAGGTTGTGTTGGGGCGGTGTGTGGGGGTGTCGGCGGTGGTGGTGGTGGCGGTGGGTGGGCGTCGGGGTCGACGGTTGGTGGGCTTCGTGGTGCCGACCGATACCGGACGTGATCCGTCCCATGTGCTCGCGGAGGTCACCGCACACGCAGGGCACGAGCTACCGTCCTATATGGCTCCTTCCGCGCTACATGTCGTCGACCGGCTACCGCTGACTGTCAATGGCAAGGTAGACCGCAACGAACTCGCCAAGCGAGCGGCCACCGACGAATCGCGACCAGCGGCGACCGAGACGGCCGGTGCGCTCAGCGACAGCGCTGCTCCGATTGCCGAGAGACTCGTTCGGGTCATGGGGCAGGTTCTCTCAAAGAGCGACGTCCGGCCCGAAGACAACCTGTTCGCCATCGGTGGGGACTCGATTACCGGCATCCAGATCGTCAACCTGTTGCGTTCCGAAGGGGTCGATATCACTCCCGCCGACCTGTTCGCTCAGCCGACCGTCGCTGCGCTTGCGGAGGCGGTGGCCGCTCGCGCCGGCACTGGCGCGAGCGACTCCGCGCGACTGCCGATCACCGGGTATCAGCAGGCCTTGCTGTCGGAGTTGTCCGAACAGGGCAGCGGCCCCGCCCATCAGCTTCTGTTGGCGGTCGCTACTCCGGAGCAGGCGGCGGCTGCTCCGGCCGGATTGATCGCGCGGCACCCAGCGCTGCGACTACGACTGGGGCTGGCTGGCCCGGAGTCAAGTCAGCAGCTGATTCCAGTGGAGGAGGACGAGGAGCCGGCGCCGCTAGTTGACCTGAGTGGTCTGCCCGAAGAGCAGCGTTGGTCGGCAATGCGGCACATGCTCAGCGACCTAAGCAGTGAACTCGATCCGGTAGCCGGACCGACGGTGAAAGCGACTATCTTCGACCTCGGAGCGGAGGGCTGCTGGCTGGCCTGGGTTGTGAGCGCGTTGGTGGTCGACGCAGCCTCCTGGGAGATTCTGTACCCCGAACTGCTCGCCGCGGTGACCGGTTCAGGAGCGACCGTGCCTACCTCAGCGCAGGTGGGCGACGGGGACCTGCGGGCGCTGCTCACCAGCCAATCCGCTGCCTGCACGCCGGCACCCGGATCAGGCAGCGAGCAAGGGTTCGCCTCGCCAGAGCAGGGGGCAGCCTCCGCCGGGCCAGTGCTGCTGCCACCGGGTTCAACCTTGTGGCTGGACGACTCGGACCCGGCAGCTACGCGCGAGCGAACGGTGGTCTCCCTTGACCCGGCCACGAGCCGAGAGATGCTCGAGGCGGCCCTGCAGCAGCACCGGCTAAAACCCCCGGAGCTGGTGGCGGTGGCGGTGGCGATCGCTCTGAACCGCCTGGGAGTGACCGGGCCGGTAGTCGCCGAGGCGGAACGCGACCTCCGCGCCGCCGGGTTGGCCGGTGGCGCCGCCACGGTGGGTCCATTGTCTTGGCTCGGGCCACTACCGCTGAACAGCTGTGAAACCGACGTGGCAGCCTTGGTTGCTGCCGTCAAGGATGCTTATCGCGACCCTGAGCCATCCCTTCCGGCCAACTGCGGCCTGCTCCTGCGGCACTTCGGCGAGTTTGATGGTGGCGTCGATCCGTTTATTGCTCGGGAAGCAGGCCTGCCGGTGATGAGTAGCCCGCTTCGTCCACTGACTATCGACTCCTACCTCGTCGGGGGGAGACTGCATCTTCAGGTTACATACCCGGCTGGTCATCAGGAGTCGAGTTCGTTCGTCGACGCCCTTCGCGAAGCGCTGGGGCACGTGACGAGGAAGTTGCACGAAGATATGTCCGGAGCGGTGAGTCCGAGCGACTTTCCACGGTCCGGGCTGAGCTCCGACGACCTAGCCACCTTCCTCGCTGCAGTCACCGGCAGGACTACCTCCGGCCCCGCGAGCTAG